The nucleotide window CGTTGTGACGCAGCCAGGTGCAGTAACGCCACAGTGGGTAATCACGATCAATACCGGTGCCGCCATGGAGGTGCTGCGCCGCATAGCTGACACGGTGGCCCACGTCACCGGCCCAGACTTTGGCGATCTGCACTTCCACAGACGACTCCACACCGTCGTCAAGACGGCTGATCGCCTGATAGCAGTTCAGACGCAGACATTCCACATCGATAAAACAGTTTGCCGCGCGGTGACCCACCGCCTGAAACGTGGCGATCGGCACACCGAACTGCTGACGCTCCGCCGTGTAGGAAGCCGTCATGCGCATGGCCTTGTCCGCCGCACCGAGCTGATGAGCACACAGTGCTGCCGTCGTCGTTTCGCTGAGCTGCTTGAGCAAGGCTGCGGCCTGATCACCGCTTGCCAGCACATTGTCGCTACTCACGCTCACGTCGTTTAAGGTCAGACGATATTGAGGCTCGTAGGTGCTGACTTCCATCGCCTCGAGGCTCAACCCCGGCATCCCGGCTTGCAGCAATACCACCACGGGTCCCGCTTCGCCCGCCGCGGCCAACAGAATGTGGTCGGCCTGTTCAGCAAACGGTACGCAGAGCTTTTCACCGCTGATTTGTACCCCCTCTGCCGACGCCTGTGCACGGCACAACAGCGGCTGAGTCGGGTCTTCATTATTCGCTTCCATCAGAGCTGCCGTCAGCAGAACGTCTCCACTGACCGCGCCGGGCAGCAGTCGCGCCTTCTGCTCATCGCTGCCGAATTGCTGAATGGGCAGTGCCGCTGATATGCAGTGGGAAATATAGGGCAGCGGTGCGATATTGCGCCCCACTTCTTCCGCGATCAGGCCTGCCTCAAAAAAGCCAAAACCCATCCCGCCATACTGTTCGTCAATCGCCACTCCCAGCAAGCCAGCCTGGGCAATCTGCGCCCAGAGTTCGCGATCAAAACGCGGGGCCTGGTAGCGGTCATATTGCGCGAGTTTTTCCGGGGTCACCTGCTCGCCGAGAATTTCCCGTGCCAGGTTCTGTACATCGCGCTGCTGTTCTGAAAATCCGAAGTCCATAGCTGTTCTCTCTCAAAGTCGTTTACGGGGTCTGTTGCGCTCAGCGCGATGCACGTGGCATCCACAGACCAGCAGCCGAAATAATGTCGCGTTGAATTTCGTTGGTACCGCCACCAAAGGTGATGATGGACGCCGTACGATAAAGCCGCTCGATGCGCGCCGCATGGGGATCTGCCCCCGGCGTACGACGGTTGATCATGGACGCCTGGCCAATGATCTCCCCCAGCAGTCGATACACTTCAATAAAGAATTCAGAACCGTAAACCTTGGCGGCAGAAGCATCGGCCATTTCCAGCTGCCCCTCAGACATCGCCCAGGCCTGCTTGTAGCAAACCAGCTTCAACGCCTCGATACCCGCACGGACTTTGGCCAGATTCATTTGAATCCAGGGTTGATCAACCAGTTTGCCGCCTGTCGGCGCATCAGTCTTGCTGGCCCAGCGCACGACGTTATTAAACAGTTCTGCGGTAGGGCCGAAGTTCACCAGACTCAGGCGCTCGCGATTAAGCTGGCTGGTAATCAGCTTCCAGCCGCCATTCAACTCACCGACCAGTGCATCGTCACCGACCCGGATGTTGTCGTAGAAGGTGGCATTGGTCCGCACACCGCCAAGCGTAATCACCGGGCTGCAGGACCAGCCGGGATCACTGGTCGGCACCATGAACATGGAAATGCCTTTGTGGGGCTTGGGGGCATCGGGGTCAGTGCGACAGGCCAGCCACACGTAGTCGCAGAAATGCGCCAGACTGGTCCACATTTTCTGGCCGTTAATCAGCCAGCCATCACCCTCTCGAACGGCCGTCGTCTTCAGGCTCGCCAGATCGGTGCCCGACCCCGGCTCTGAATAGCCGATAGCAATCAGGCACTCGCCCGCCAGAATCTTCGGCACGATTTCGCGCTTCTGCCACTCGTTGCCATGCTCGGCCAGCATCGGGCCGACAGATTCGGTAGTCAGGAAGGGGAAGGGATAGCCCGCACGCATAACTTCTTCCACAAAGATGAACTGCTCAATCGGGCTCAGTCCACGGCCACCCAATTCCTTGGGCCAACCCACACCAATCCAACCATCGCGCCCCATCTGCTTGAGCGCCTCGCGCCACAGGGGACCGCCGCCCTCGCCCATATTTTCATCGCACTCAGCCTTGAGCTCTGGCGTCATCAACGCCTCGAAGTAGGCGCGAAGTTCCTTGCGCAGCGCGTTCTGCTCGGCGCTAAACTCAACTTTCATTATTGTCGTCCTCGTGATCGCAAGCGGTTGCGTGGTTGGGCACCATCGATAGTGCCCGTTTTTGACATGTCGTCATCATAAATTCCCCCGGTGCACCAGCAATTGCAAAAGTTCTCATTGCGATGACATATGCGGTCATCACTGGTCACTGAGCCGATACGCGAGCGGCAACGCAGCTCCACCATTCAGACGATAGCTGTGCCACAGGCGCCCTGAGATCATTGGCGGCTGTTTTTTCTCTCACTCAGTGGTGCCCTCAGGCATCCTCAAGCGGAGACTCGGCATGAGTGACAAAGCTGTACAGGCGGCGATTGAGGGCTGGTATACCCTCGACACCGACACCCCTCACCTGATCGGCGCCCAATGCGATGCCTGTGGCACCTATTATTTCCCCAAGAAGCTCAGCTTCTGCCGCAACCCGAATTGCGACGGGGAGAGTTTCACCGAAGTGGAACTGAGCCGCAGCGGCAAGATCTGGTCCTACACTAACGCCTGCTACAAACCCCCGGCGCCCTTCGTGGCAGAAGAGCCGTTCGAGCCTTACGCGATTGCTGCGGTAGAGCTGGAAAAAGAGCAGATGATTATTCTCGGCCAGGTTGTTAAAGGCGTGGGTACTGAGTCGCTGAAAGTCGGTCAGGAGGTCGAGCTGGTTCTCGAGCCCCTGTTCGAAGATGACGAGTCGGTAAAAATTACCTGGAAGTGGAAGCCGCAGGGCTGAGACCGCCGCGCAAGAATTGGAGAAAGCAATGAGTAACGATATCGCGATCCTCGGCGTCGGCATGCACCCCTGGGGTAAGTGGGGCCGAAACTTTACTGAATACGGCGTACACGCCGCCCGCGCCGCACTTAAAGATGCCGGCATTCCCTGGCAGGACGTGCAGTACGTGTCCGGTGCCGCCACCATGCGCTGCGGCTATCCCGGCTATGTCGCCGGGGCGACCTTTGCCCAGGCCCTCGGCTGGCAGGGCGCACAAGTGAATACATCTTATGCCGCCTGCGCCTCCGGCTCACAAGCACTGGCAGCGGCCCAAGCCAAGATTCTGGCAGGCGAGTGTGAAGTCGCACTGGTCGTCGGCGCCGACACCACCCCCAAGGGTTTCCTCGCCCCTGCTGGCGGCTACCGCCCCGACGACCCGGACTGGGTACGCTTTTACCTCGGTATCACCAACCCGACCTATTTCGCACTGTATGCCCGTCGCCGCATCGACTTGTACGGCGATACCGAGGAAGACTTCGGCCTGGTCAAAATCAAGAACAGCGAGCACGGGTTCACCAACCCGAATGCACGCTATAAAAAGAAATTCACCATGGAAGACGTTAAAAACTCCGCCATGGTGGCCGACCCACTGCGCCTGTTGAATATCTGCGCGACCTCCGATGGCGGCGCGGCGATGATCGTATCGAGCATGGATTACGCCAAGCGCATCGGCAAAGGGGATGCGGTGCGTGTCGCCGCGGTCTCTACCGTGACCCCGACCTTTGCCAGTGCCGTGGTGGAAATGCCCGACATTGCCACCGATTCTGCGGCCGCCGCCGGTGTTGAAGCACATCGCTTCCGCGCCGCCCTGCCCGCCAAAGCCTATGAGCAGGCGGGCATCGGCC belongs to Spongiibacter tropicus DSM 19543 and includes:
- a CDS encoding acyl-CoA dehydrogenase family protein, which encodes MDFGFSEQQRDVQNLAREILGEQVTPEKLAQYDRYQAPRFDRELWAQIAQAGLLGVAIDEQYGGMGFGFFEAGLIAEEVGRNIAPLPYISHCISAALPIQQFGSDEQKARLLPGAVSGDVLLTAALMEANNEDPTQPLLCRAQASAEGVQISGEKLCVPFAEQADHILLAAAGEAGPVVVLLQAGMPGLSLEAMEVSTYEPQYRLTLNDVSVSSDNVLASGDQAAALLKQLSETTTAALCAHQLGAADKAMRMTASYTAERQQFGVPIATFQAVGHRAANCFIDVECLRLNCYQAISRLDDGVESSVEVQIAKVWAGDVGHRVSYAAQHLHGGTGIDRDYPLWRYCTWLRHNEMMLGGSARNLAALGEKIAAGEAFCA
- a CDS encoding acyl-CoA dehydrogenase family protein, with protein sequence MKVEFSAEQNALRKELRAYFEALMTPELKAECDENMGEGGGPLWREALKQMGRDGWIGVGWPKELGGRGLSPIEQFIFVEEVMRAGYPFPFLTTESVGPMLAEHGNEWQKREIVPKILAGECLIAIGYSEPGSGTDLASLKTTAVREGDGWLINGQKMWTSLAHFCDYVWLACRTDPDAPKPHKGISMFMVPTSDPGWSCSPVITLGGVRTNATFYDNIRVGDDALVGELNGGWKLITSQLNRERLSLVNFGPTAELFNNVVRWASKTDAPTGGKLVDQPWIQMNLAKVRAGIEALKLVCYKQAWAMSEGQLEMADASAAKVYGSEFFIEVYRLLGEIIGQASMINRRTPGADPHAARIERLYRTASIITFGGGTNEIQRDIISAAGLWMPRASR
- a CDS encoding Zn-ribbon domain-containing OB-fold protein codes for the protein MSDKAVQAAIEGWYTLDTDTPHLIGAQCDACGTYYFPKKLSFCRNPNCDGESFTEVELSRSGKIWSYTNACYKPPAPFVAEEPFEPYAIAAVELEKEQMIILGQVVKGVGTESLKVGQEVELVLEPLFEDDESVKITWKWKPQG
- a CDS encoding lipid-transfer protein, encoding MSNDIAILGVGMHPWGKWGRNFTEYGVHAARAALKDAGIPWQDVQYVSGAATMRCGYPGYVAGATFAQALGWQGAQVNTSYAACASGSQALAAAQAKILAGECEVALVVGADTTPKGFLAPAGGYRPDDPDWVRFYLGITNPTYFALYARRRIDLYGDTEEDFGLVKIKNSEHGFTNPNARYKKKFTMEDVKNSAMVADPLRLLNICATSDGGAAMIVSSMDYAKRIGKGDAVRVAAVSTVTPTFASAVVEMPDIATDSAAAAGVEAHRFRAALPAKAYEQAGIGPEDVSVAEVYDLSSALEMDWYEDLQFCARGEAAQLVRNGDTKLGGRLPVNPSGGLACFGEAVPAQALAQVCELTWQLRGQAGERQVDGAKVGITANQGLFGHGSSVIVKK